A DNA window from Thermosynechococcaceae cyanobacterium Okahandja contains the following coding sequences:
- a CDS encoding site-2 protease family protein, with amino-acid sequence MTWISLIVLGLVLLLIVRQSAARVSQTPWWLLWLVLMLPAFFIAGWMALYGNTPVPSGWLILLFVTSSVLYLVLLRRGQQAAPAPPLPVEEPPKLLNRDEEAQLQNCFPWGIYYLQQIEYRPQAVICRGQMRGEANHVYQTVARNIAQRFGDRFLVMFQMGISNKPFFALIPRDRLPQPQQLWRPGLSLGLLALTFLTTTLAGLALVAPDLTTAELRQNPDVLWQGLPYSIGLLLILGIHELGHLVTALYYRVKATLPYFIPLPFAMGTLGAFIQMRSPIPHRRALFDISVAGPLAGLVVTLPLLIWGLHQSDIVALPTQSSENSLNPQALNPRISILFALIAKAVFGRALTEDSVLNLHPLAIAGVLGLVVTALNLMPVGQLDGGHMVHAMYGHRAGAVIGQVSRLLVLILSFVQPWLFIWALILFFLPAFDEPALNDVSELDNWRDSLGLMALVLLLLIIFPVPRPLAALL; translated from the coding sequence ATGACATGGATATCCCTTATTGTATTGGGTCTGGTTTTGCTGTTGATTGTGCGGCAAAGTGCGGCTCGGGTCAGTCAAACCCCCTGGTGGCTGTTGTGGCTGGTGCTGATGCTACCAGCATTTTTTATTGCCGGTTGGATGGCGCTCTACGGTAACACACCGGTTCCCTCTGGCTGGCTGATTTTACTGTTTGTGACCAGTTCGGTACTCTACCTTGTGCTGTTACGCCGTGGCCAGCAAGCGGCTCCGGCTCCGCCCCTGCCGGTGGAAGAGCCACCCAAGCTCTTGAACCGCGATGAAGAGGCGCAACTCCAGAATTGTTTCCCGTGGGGCATTTACTATCTGCAACAAATTGAGTATCGTCCGCAGGCGGTCATTTGCCGTGGTCAAATGCGCGGTGAAGCCAACCATGTGTATCAAACGGTGGCGCGCAACATTGCTCAACGCTTTGGCGATCGCTTTTTGGTGATGTTTCAGATGGGCATCAGCAATAAACCGTTTTTTGCCCTCATTCCCCGCGATCGCCTCCCTCAACCCCAGCAACTCTGGCGACCGGGGTTGAGCCTTGGCTTGCTAGCGCTCACGTTTTTGACAACAACCCTTGCGGGGCTGGCGTTGGTGGCACCGGACTTAACGACGGCAGAACTGCGCCAGAATCCTGATGTGCTCTGGCAAGGCTTGCCCTACAGCATTGGCCTACTCTTAATCTTGGGCATCCACGAACTGGGGCACTTGGTGACTGCCCTCTACTATCGGGTGAAGGCCACGCTGCCCTACTTTATTCCCCTCCCCTTTGCCATGGGTACCCTTGGTGCGTTTATCCAGATGCGATCGCCCATTCCCCATCGCCGTGCCCTGTTTGACATTAGTGTGGCCGGACCGTTGGCTGGGTTGGTGGTCACGCTGCCGCTGCTGATTTGGGGACTGCACCAGTCAGACATTGTGGCACTGCCGACCCAGAGTAGCGAAAACTCCCTGAATCCGCAGGCTCTGAACCCCCGCATTTCAATTCTTTTTGCCCTCATTGCCAAGGCGGTCTTTGGCCGTGCCCTCACAGAAGACAGTGTCCTGAATTTACACCCACTGGCGATCGCCGGGGTGCTGGGGCTAGTGGTAACGGCCTTGAACCTGATGCCCGTGGGGCAGTTGGATGGTGGCCATATGGTTCACGCCATGTACGGCCATCGGGCGGGTGCGGTCATCGGTCAAGTGAGCCGTTTACTGGTGCTAATTCTCTCGTTTGTTCAGCCGTGGCTCTTTATTTGGGCACTGATTCTCTTTTTCTTGCCCGCCTTTGATGAACCCGCCCTCAATGACGTGAGTGAACTGGACAACTGGCGTGATAGCTTGGGGCTGATGGCGCTTGTCCTGCTGTTGCTGATTATTTTTCCGGTACCTAGGCCGTTAGCGGCATTGCTGTAG
- a CDS encoding ABC transporter ATP-binding protein — protein MTSAARATDWQLLQRLIPYLRPYRWALLGSGLLLVPLAAAAALQPIIIGQAIAFLKQEESTYAFLKPLSLTQGIDLLSMALLVTVILRFTLQAAQGYWIQKIGQQITADIRHDLFDHVLRLSSRFFDRTPVGKLITRLTSDVDALGDVFATGAVGVISDVFSMVVVILTMFLIDHTLATLLLALVLPITALIIYFQNRYRLANYKSREELSLLNANLQENITGIGVVQLFRREAFNSNLFRRRNQRYIREVDRTIFYDSAVSATLEWIAFVAIAGVLWLGGALVEQRTIDFGTLATFILFSQRVFDPLRQLAEKFTIVQAGLTAIERINDLLSEPIEIQDPDRVRTPVRHDNPYAVEFRNVWLAYKEEDYVLRGVSFQIAAGEKVAIVGPTGAGKSSIIRLLCRLYEPSRGEVLIDGRNVREFSQAELRQHIGVILQDSFLFSGDVKSNIALGDAYPLDQIQRVAAEMNIAEFIEQLPAGYDTLLRQRGTNLSAGQRQLLAFARVAIRNPQILVLDEATANLDVGTEVMIQAALNRLLVNRTAIIIAHRLATIRHVDRIFVLKRGKLVEQGTHTELLERNGVYANLYRLQALSEITEDTAGRAAL, from the coding sequence ATGACATCTGCAGCCCGCGCCACTGACTGGCAATTGCTACAGCGCTTGATCCCCTACCTGCGGCCTTACCGCTGGGCACTTTTGGGGAGTGGGTTACTGTTGGTTCCCTTGGCGGCGGCGGCTGCCCTGCAACCCATTATCATTGGCCAAGCGATCGCCTTCCTCAAACAGGAGGAGAGCACCTACGCCTTTCTCAAGCCCTTGTCCTTAACCCAAGGCATTGATCTGCTGAGCATGGCATTGCTGGTCACCGTGATCCTGCGGTTTACCCTGCAGGCGGCTCAGGGCTACTGGATTCAAAAAATTGGCCAGCAGATTACCGCCGATATTCGCCACGATTTGTTTGATCACGTCCTGCGCTTATCCTCCCGCTTTTTTGATCGCACCCCTGTGGGAAAGCTGATTACCCGTTTGACGAGTGATGTGGATGCCCTTGGGGATGTGTTCGCCACCGGAGCCGTGGGGGTGATTAGCGATGTGTTTTCCATGGTGGTGGTTATCCTGACGATGTTCTTGATTGACCACACCTTGGCGACGCTGCTGTTGGCGCTGGTGCTGCCGATTACGGCGCTCATTATCTACTTTCAGAACCGCTATCGGCTGGCGAACTACAAGTCCCGTGAGGAGTTGTCGCTCCTGAATGCCAACCTGCAAGAGAATATTACGGGTATTGGGGTGGTGCAGTTGTTTCGGCGGGAGGCGTTTAATAGCAATCTATTCCGGCGGCGCAACCAACGTTACATTCGGGAAGTGGATCGCACCATTTTTTATGATTCAGCCGTCTCGGCAACCCTAGAGTGGATTGCCTTTGTGGCGATCGCCGGTGTCCTGTGGCTTGGGGGTGCCCTCGTAGAGCAGCGCACCATAGACTTTGGCACCTTGGCCACGTTTATTCTTTTTTCCCAGCGAGTCTTTGATCCGCTGCGCCAGTTAGCGGAAAAATTTACCATCGTACAGGCGGGGTTAACGGCCATTGAACGGATTAATGACCTGCTATCAGAGCCAATTGAAATCCAAGACCCCGACCGGGTACGCACTCCTGTTCGCCACGATAACCCGTACGCCGTCGAATTTCGCAATGTCTGGTTGGCCTATAAAGAGGAGGATTACGTGCTGCGGGGGGTGTCTTTTCAGATTGCGGCGGGCGAGAAGGTGGCCATTGTTGGCCCTACGGGTGCGGGTAAAAGCTCAATTATTCGCCTACTGTGCCGTCTGTACGAACCCAGTCGCGGTGAGGTGCTCATTGATGGGCGCAATGTCCGTGAGTTTAGCCAAGCAGAACTGCGACAGCACATTGGTGTGATTTTGCAGGATAGTTTTCTCTTTTCTGGCGATGTGAAAAGCAACATTGCCCTTGGGGATGCCTACCCCCTCGATCAGATTCAGCGAGTGGCCGCCGAAATGAATATTGCCGAATTTATTGAGCAACTGCCCGCGGGTTACGATACCCTGCTGCGGCAGCGCGGCACCAACCTATCTGCCGGACAGCGCCAACTGTTGGCCTTTGCGCGGGTGGCAATTCGCAATCCCCAAATTCTGGTCTTGGATGAGGCGACCGCCAACCTAGATGTGGGAACCGAAGTCATGATTCAAGCCGCCCTAAACCGCCTCCTTGTGAATCGCACCGCGATTATTATTGCCCACCGCCTTGCCACGATCCGCCACGTGGATCGCATTTTTGTGCTGAAGCGGGGCAAATTGGTCGAGCAGGGTACCCACACAGAACTGCTTGAGCGCAATGGGGTCTATGCTAACCTCTACCGCCTCCAAGCATTATCGGAGATCACTGAGGATACGGCTGGACGTGCCGCGCTTTAG
- a CDS encoding DUF928 domain-containing protein: MRRFGVLVPALALSLLPLTIGGLAVAQSAPMVASQASSLAARLRANLPNRGVPGNRFGGATRGSCVIGNQRLTALLPTTNLGQTAAAKPTFFVFVPTSTARQGELVILDAQNREVSTRVVDLPTEPGVLALQPTTDLNPGEDYRWFFTLLCGADADDPSAMISVSGVVARIQPSSDLAKKLAANNAGDRLSAAADAGLWYETLAILADLQRQTTTKEIARSEWQAVLSAVGLEAIAQAPLVQSVQ, translated from the coding sequence ATGCGTCGCTTTGGTGTGCTTGTTCCCGCTCTTGCTCTGAGCCTTTTGCCCTTGACTATAGGGGGGCTTGCGGTTGCTCAGTCGGCTCCGATGGTTGCCAGCCAAGCCAGTAGTTTAGCGGCGCGGCTGCGGGCGAATCTGCCGAATCGGGGGGTGCCCGGCAACCGTTTTGGTGGTGCAACCCGCGGCAGTTGCGTGATAGGGAACCAACGCTTAACGGCACTCTTGCCAACCACGAATCTGGGGCAAACCGCGGCGGCTAAGCCCACATTCTTTGTGTTTGTGCCCACCAGTACCGCTCGCCAAGGGGAGTTGGTTATTCTTGATGCTCAGAACCGCGAAGTGAGTACCCGCGTTGTGGATTTGCCCACTGAGCCCGGGGTGCTGGCTCTGCAGCCCACAACAGACCTCAACCCAGGGGAAGACTATCGCTGGTTCTTTACCCTGCTGTGCGGTGCCGATGCAGATGATCCGTCGGCAATGATCTCCGTGAGCGGTGTTGTGGCGCGGATTCAGCCCAGTAGTGACTTGGCGAAAAAGCTGGCGGCAAATAACGCGGGCGATCGCCTCAGTGCCGCTGCCGATGCCGGACTTTGGTACGAAACCTTAGCGATTCTTGCGGATCTGCAACGGCAAACCACCACCAAAGAGATAGCCCGCAGTGAGTGGCAGGCGGTTCTCAGTGCCGTTGGCCTCGAGGCCATTGCCCAAGCACCCCTTGTACAATCTGTACAATAG
- a CDS encoding MBL fold metallo-hydrolase, protein MAQQQKLPRQVLPMVYGFAPNRETLGGTAYLIVEKDGNTLIDAPWWGEPTAAWLVQQGGLKRLILTHRGAIAHVREFQRTFECDVIIHAQEAYLLPNLSVTTVTDYCALTPTLEILWTPGHSPGSCCVYWREQGGVLFTGRHLLPSPSGNLLPLKTAKTFHWPRQIRSLKALQAFCAQRPLAYLCPGANLGFLRGAGVIANGQQVLQSIVVEADATTALAT, encoded by the coding sequence GTGGCTCAACAACAGAAACTCCCCCGTCAGGTATTACCAATGGTCTATGGGTTTGCGCCAAATCGCGAGACCTTAGGGGGAACGGCTTATCTCATTGTAGAAAAGGATGGCAATACCCTGATTGATGCGCCATGGTGGGGGGAACCCACAGCCGCGTGGTTGGTTCAGCAGGGGGGACTCAAGCGGTTGATTCTGACCCATCGGGGGGCGATCGCCCACGTGCGGGAGTTTCAGCGCACCTTTGAATGCGACGTCATCATCCATGCCCAAGAAGCCTACTTGCTCCCCAACCTAAGCGTGACCACCGTTACAGACTACTGTGCCCTCACCCCCACCCTAGAGATCCTCTGGACCCCCGGCCACTCCCCGGGCAGTTGTTGCGTGTATTGGCGCGAGCAGGGGGGCGTGCTCTTTACCGGGCGGCATTTGCTCCCTAGCCCCAGTGGCAACCTCCTGCCCTTAAAAACCGCTAAAACCTTTCATTGGCCACGACAAATCCGCAGCTTGAAAGCACTGCAGGCATTTTGTGCCCAGCGTCCCCTCGCCTACCTGTGCCCGGGGGCGAACCTTGGCTTTTTGCGGGGGGCAGGGGTCATTGCTAATGGCCAACAGGTTTTGCAATCTATTGTGGTTGAGGCGGATGCCACCACTGCCCTAGCTACCTGA
- a CDS encoding Hsp20/alpha crystallin family protein, translated as MALVRWEPFREIDTLQRQMNRLFDELMPLSDRASESHFLPAAELEETPEALLLKVELPGIDAKELDVQVTSEAVAISGERKSETHSESNGIKRSEFRYGKFQRVIPLPVRIQNTAVTADYKDGILHLTLPKAEEEKNRVVKVNLG; from the coding sequence ATGGCACTTGTACGTTGGGAACCGTTTCGGGAAATTGACACCCTACAACGCCAAATGAATCGCCTGTTTGATGAACTGATGCCCCTGAGCGATCGCGCCAGCGAAAGCCACTTTTTACCGGCTGCCGAGCTAGAAGAAACCCCAGAAGCGCTATTGCTCAAGGTTGAACTACCGGGCATTGATGCCAAAGAACTGGATGTACAAGTCACGAGCGAAGCTGTGGCTATCAGCGGCGAACGCAAGTCTGAAACCCACAGCGAAAGCAACGGCATCAAACGCAGCGAATTCCGCTACGGCAAGTTCCAACGGGTGATTCCCTTACCGGTACGGATTCAAAATACCGCTGTCACGGCAGACTATAAAGACGGCATCCTGCACTTGACGCTGCCGAAAGCGGAAGAAGAGAAAAACCGTGTGGTGAAAGTGAACCTTGGGTGA
- the nusB gene encoding transcription antitermination factor NusB, which translates to MTTARRVARELALLSAAQLLRQPKALSDADCRSLILMAVRTLASDVRDTLEQAGSELSEGQRLLHESELQLPQLEKVQLLLREALQRAERCINRVGAALDLPEILYFAHQEEVQTYAVAILQHLHRHQAAIEQRLETSMVDWQVERLTQVDRHIIEIAITEMTYLDVAKQVAINEAIELAKRYSDEGSHRFVNGVLRRISDSTH; encoded by the coding sequence ATGACCACCGCTCGCCGTGTTGCCCGTGAATTGGCGCTGCTGAGTGCCGCCCAACTCCTGCGTCAACCCAAGGCTCTCAGTGATGCCGACTGTCGCAGCCTGATTTTAATGGCCGTCCGTACCCTCGCCAGCGATGTGCGCGATACCCTAGAGCAGGCCGGGAGTGAGCTAAGTGAGGGGCAACGGCTGCTGCACGAGAGCGAGTTACAACTCCCTCAGCTTGAGAAGGTTCAATTGCTGCTGCGGGAAGCACTCCAGCGGGCAGAACGCTGCATTAATCGCGTCGGTGCCGCCCTAGATTTACCCGAAATTCTCTATTTTGCCCACCAAGAGGAGGTGCAAACCTACGCCGTGGCTATTTTGCAGCACCTACACCGCCATCAGGCGGCCATTGAGCAGCGGCTCGAGACCTCAATGGTGGACTGGCAGGTGGAGCGCCTGACCCAAGTCGATCGCCACATCATTGAAATTGCCATTACGGAAATGACGTACCTCGATGTGGCCAAACAAGTGGCCATTAATGAGGCCATTGAACTGGCTAAACGCTATAGCGACGAAGGCAGTCACCGCTTTGTAAATGGTGTACTCCGCCGCATTAGCGATAGCACGCACTAA
- a CDS encoding DUF2996 domain-containing protein — MAEQTPTTPAKREKPPAVENKPFAEFIHEAFLPALTQALTDKVQDLTLRLEDTTVVGTWGKGAHEFRLYFLDGDIQGTKAFVCSNYGTTPSTIEPFLSDERKVTLDLLVFGVVQRLNAQKWLGGN, encoded by the coding sequence ATGGCCGAACAGACCCCCACAACTCCTGCAAAAAGAGAAAAGCCGCCAGCCGTCGAAAACAAACCCTTTGCCGAGTTTATCCATGAGGCGTTCTTACCCGCGTTAACCCAAGCACTGACTGACAAGGTTCAGGATTTAACCCTGCGACTTGAGGATACCACCGTCGTTGGCACGTGGGGCAAGGGGGCACACGAATTTCGCCTCTACTTCCTTGATGGTGATATCCAAGGTACTAAGGCCTTTGTCTGTAGCAATTATGGCACGACTCCCAGTACGATTGAGCCATTTTTAAGCGATGAGCGCAAAGTGACCCTTGACCTGCTGGTGTTTGGGGTTGTGCAACGGCTGAATGCCCAAAAGTGGCTCGGGGGCAACTAG
- a CDS encoding peroxiredoxin, producing MASTIQVGDRAPDFELQAANGQTVRLSDFQGRKNVVLYFYPASETPGCTIQACAFRDAYSVFQELDAEVIGISGDPLEKQKGFQSHHQLPFLVLSDPGNQVRQQYGASTLFGLFPGRVTYVIDKAGVVRYVFDAMLNFNGHIDKALEVLRELAATPT from the coding sequence ATGGCTTCGACAATTCAAGTGGGCGATCGCGCCCCGGATTTTGAACTGCAGGCCGCCAATGGTCAGACTGTGCGCCTATCGGACTTTCAAGGACGCAAGAATGTTGTCCTTTACTTTTACCCAGCCTCGGAAACCCCGGGCTGCACCATTCAAGCGTGCGCCTTTCGCGATGCCTATAGCGTGTTTCAAGAGCTAGACGCTGAGGTCATTGGCATTAGTGGCGACCCCCTAGAGAAACAAAAAGGCTTTCAGAGCCACCATCAACTGCCATTTTTAGTCCTCAGTGACCCCGGCAATCAGGTGCGGCAGCAGTACGGCGCTTCTACCCTCTTTGGCCTGTTTCCGGGGCGGGTGACCTACGTGATTGACAAGGCCGGTGTTGTGCGCTACGTGTTTGATGCTATGTTGAACTTCAACGGCCACATCGACAAAGCCCTTGAGGTGCTCAGGGAACTGGCCGCCACACCCACCTAA
- the rimI gene encoding ribosomal protein S18-alanine N-acetyltransferase, which translates to MPLLELRPLAIEDLDGIVQLDQVCLGGFWSRQSYAQELVKPHHTLLVLATLEQIWGCGLTWGIGDELHLVLLMVHPHCRRQGLAGLLLCRLLQLAHQRGDRQWATLEVRPSNTAALRLYQQFEFTVVGRRPHYYDHPREDALILWRNHLNTAATGVTLGHQWHQWQTRVSRHGWQVVTRPASEGCLQGEGS; encoded by the coding sequence ATGCCCCTATTAGAATTACGTCCCTTAGCCATTGAGGATTTAGATGGCATTGTCCAACTGGATCAGGTCTGCTTAGGCGGCTTTTGGTCGCGCCAGAGCTATGCCCAAGAATTGGTGAAGCCCCACCATACGCTGCTAGTGCTGGCCACGCTGGAGCAGATCTGGGGATGTGGCCTCACGTGGGGGATTGGCGATGAGCTACACCTAGTCCTGCTGATGGTGCATCCCCACTGCCGCCGTCAGGGCTTGGCGGGGTTACTGCTGTGCCGTCTGCTGCAATTGGCACACCAGCGGGGCGATCGCCAGTGGGCCACCCTTGAAGTCCGCCCGAGCAATACCGCCGCCCTGCGCTTATATCAACAGTTTGAATTCACCGTCGTGGGTCGTCGTCCCCATTACTACGACCACCCGCGGGAAGATGCCCTCATTCTGTGGCGCAACCACCTCAACACCGCCGCAACCGGTGTCACTTTAGGGCACCAGTGGCACCAATGGCAGACCCGAGTGAGTCGCCATGGTTGGCAGGTGGTGACCCGCCCCGCCTCAGAAGGATGCTTGCAGGGCGAGGGTAGCTAA
- the grxD gene encoding Grx4 family monothiol glutaredoxin: MTPELQAKIDNLVKNNKIIVFMKGSKLMPQCGFSNNAVQILNALGVPYTTVDVLEDFEIRQGIKEYSNWPTIPQVYINGEFIGGSDILIELYQSGELQQLVEVALAS; this comes from the coding sequence ATGACCCCAGAACTCCAAGCCAAAATTGACAACCTTGTCAAAAACAATAAAATTATTGTTTTCATGAAGGGCAGTAAGCTGATGCCCCAGTGCGGCTTCTCCAACAATGCCGTACAAATTCTCAACGCCTTGGGGGTGCCCTACACCACCGTCGATGTCCTAGAGGATTTTGAAATTCGCCAAGGCATTAAAGAGTACTCCAACTGGCCCACGATCCCCCAAGTGTATATCAATGGCGAGTTTATCGGCGGCTCGGATATTCTGATTGAGCTATACCAAAGTGGCGAACTGCAACAGCTTGTCGAAGTGGCACTTGCGTCTTAG